Within the Streptomyces sp. YIM 121038 genome, the region CCGTACGTCCGGCCCTTCCACGCGGCGCCGCGCCCCCGGTAGTGCCGCACCGCTGAGTCCACCGTCATCAGCAGGTACAGGAAGGCCGTGCCGGGCAGCGTGAGCGCGAGCCACAGCGGCTGGCGGTAGTAGCGCAGCATCGGCAGATACGTGGCCGTCATGACGAGCCAGGCGGTGCCGCCGACGGCCGCGGCGGTGGTGTCGCCCCGGGCCAGGCCCACGACCAGGCCGACGGGCGGCACCAGGTAGATCACGGCGAGCCCCACGACCGTCCCGAGGAGCACCGCCGGGTTGTGGCGCAGCTGGGCGTAGGCGCTGCGCGCCACCATCCGCCACAGGTCCGCGAGGGCCGGGTAGGGGCGCACGCTGTCGACGCGGTCGGCGAGTCCCAGCCAGATGTGCCCGCCGCTCCGCTTGACCGCCCGCGCGAGGGCCACGTCGTCGATCACCGCGTGCCGGATGGCGTCCGGCACCCCCGCCCGCGCGGCGGCGTCCGCGCGCAGCAGCACACAGCCACCGGCCGCGGCGGCGGTCCCCCCGTCCTTGCGCGCGATCCAGCGGAACGGGTACAGCTGCGCGAAGAAGTAGACGAACGCGGGGACGACCAGGCGCTCCCACACGCTGGCCACGCGGAGCCGGGCCATCTGCGACACCAGGTCGAAGCCGCCGGACTCCGCGGCGGCCACCAACTCCCGCAGGCTGTCGGGCTCATGGGCGATGTCCGCGTCGGTGAGCAGCAGGTACTCCGGCTCGCGCGCGCGGGCCAGGCCGATGCCGTGCCGCACCGCCCACAGCTTGCCCGTCCAGCCCGCGGGCGGTTCGCCCGGCGAGCCGACGGTCAGCGCAAGGCCGCCGTGCCGCTCGGACAGCTTCCGCGCGAGAGCCCCGGTGCCGTCGCTGCTGCCGTCGTCGACGAGGAACACCTCGGCCCGCCCCGGATAGTCCTGCGCGAGCAGCGACGGCAGGCTGGCGGGCAGCACCTCGGCCTCGTCCCGCGCGGGGACGACGACCGCCACCGCCGGCCATCGCGCCGGCTCGCGCCGGGGTGGCAGGCGCAGGTCCGTGCGCCAGAAGAAGCCCTGTCCGGCCAGCAGCCACAGCCACGCGGCGAGCGAGGCGACACAGATCCACGCAACGGCACTCATCCGCCGCAGTCTGCCCCACGGTGACCGGGTTGTACGGCCGATCGTCTAAGGTGACCGGGTGAAGATCGCGCTCATGGACTCCGGCATCGGACTGCTCGCCGCGGCGGCCGCGGTACGGCGCCTGGCACCCGGCGCCGATCTCGTCCTCTCCTCGGACCCCGACGGCATGCCCTGGGGCCCCCGCAGCACGGCGGACCTCACGGAGCGGTCCCTCGCGGTCGCCGCGGCCGCCGCCGCGCACCGCCCGGACGCGCTGATCGTGGCCTGCAACACCGCGACCGTGCACACGCTGCCCGCCCTGCGCGCCCGCTTCGAGCCGGAGCTGCCGGTCATCGGCACCGTCCCGGCGATCAAGCCCGCCGCGGCCGGGGGCGGACCGATCGCCATCTGGGCCACCCCCGCCACCACCGGCAGCCCCTACCAGCGCGGCCTCATCGAGGAGTTCGCCGACGGCGTCGACGTCACCGAGGTGCCCTGCCCCGGTCTCGCCGACGCCGTGCAGTGGGCCGACGAGGACGCCATCGACCGCACGATCGCGGCGGCCGCCGCCCTCACACCGCCCGAGGTAAGGGCCGTCGTCCTGGGCTGCACCCATTACGAACTGGTCGCGGAGCGCATCCGCGCCGCCGTCCAGCGGGCGGACCGGGCGCCGCTGGTCCTGCACGGCTCGGCCGGCGCGGTCGCCGCCCAGACGCTGCGCCGCATCGGCGAGGTGCCCGGCGCGCGCCCGGCGCCCGGGAACGGCCACGGCGGCGTCCGCGTGCTCCTCAGCGGGCGCGAGGCCGCGCTGCCGCC harbors:
- a CDS encoding glycosyltransferase, which gives rise to MSAVAWICVASLAAWLWLLAGQGFFWRTDLRLPPRREPARWPAVAVVVPARDEAEVLPASLPSLLAQDYPGRAEVFLVDDGSSDGTGALARKLSERHGGLALTVGSPGEPPAGWTGKLWAVRHGIGLARAREPEYLLLTDADIAHEPDSLRELVAAAESGGFDLVSQMARLRVASVWERLVVPAFVYFFAQLYPFRWIARKDGGTAAAAGGCVLLRADAAARAGVPDAIRHAVIDDVALARAVKRSGGHIWLGLADRVDSVRPYPALADLWRMVARSAYAQLRHNPAVLLGTVVGLAVIYLVPPVGLVVGLARGDTTAAAVGGTAWLVMTATYLPMLRYYRQPLWLALTLPGTAFLYLLMTVDSAVRHYRGRGAAWKGRTYGAAPEAAPDSRA
- a CDS encoding aspartate/glutamate racemase family protein, producing MKIALMDSGIGLLAAAAAVRRLAPGADLVLSSDPDGMPWGPRSTADLTERSLAVAAAAAAHRPDALIVACNTATVHTLPALRARFEPELPVIGTVPAIKPAAAGGGPIAIWATPATTGSPYQRGLIEEFADGVDVTEVPCPGLADAVQWADEDAIDRTIAAAAALTPPEVRAVVLGCTHYELVAERIRAAVQRADRAPLVLHGSAGAVAAQTLRRIGEVPGARPAPGNGHGGVRVLLSGREAALPPAALTYAEGRLLASASPALKG